In Carassius gibelio isolate Cgi1373 ecotype wild population from Czech Republic chromosome B2, carGib1.2-hapl.c, whole genome shotgun sequence, a single genomic region encodes these proteins:
- the LOC127951094 gene encoding uncharacterized protein LOC127951094: protein MALNHILRLLLCLLTFKTGFCAEISVFVQTGASVQLDIQTQQLPEFELLLWMNNKSESIVRYNSDSKRVTPHDSYKDRVVFNDVTFSLTLKNMQKTDSGLYTARTIGLITTDLVSYRVSVIDSVEAPVLTVNSNWFSGNFCTVNFTCRAHELMINSSYQNNRCSPQEVTSQINTLTLDCSEEYIICNHSNHVSWNEDRINIEELCIYKEYELNNDQTVSSLLWPVVCSVALCILICLLVFLYFKYKKGAQEEVEGNTIYAQVEAEDQTQEKTGNDRPITVYWTLGQHQKPTIPNETDHTVYSEVYKQPNEKLSAISADDT from the exons ATGGCATTAAATCACATACTCAGACTCCTTCTTTGTCTTCTAACCTTCAAAACAG GGTTCTGTGCTGAGATCTCTGTGTTTGTGCAGACAGGAGCTTCTGTTCAACTGGATATACAGACACAACAACTACCAGAGTTTGAGCTTTTATTGTGGATGAATAATAAATCAGAGAGTATAGTTAGATACAACAGTGATTCCAAAAGAGTAACACCTCATGATTCCTACAAGGACAGAGTGGTTTTCAATGATGTAACCTTCTCTCTGACTCTGAAGAACATGCAGAAGACAGACAGTGGACTCTACACAGCAAGAACAATTGGATTAATAACCACAGATTTGGTCTCATACAGAGTATCTGTTATAG ACTCTGTGGAGGCTCCTGTCCTGACTGTGAACTCAAACTGGTTCAGTGGTAACTTCTGTACTGTGAACTTCACATGCAGAGCTCATGAGCTCATGATTAACTCCAGCTATCAGAACAACAGATGCTctccacaggaagtgacatcacagatCAACACTCTCACCCTGGACTGCAGTGAGGAATACATCATCTGTAACCATAGCAACCATGTCAGCTGGAATGAAGACAGAATAAACATCGAAGAACTCTGCATTTATAAAG AGTATGAATTAAACAATGACCAGACTGTGTCATCTCTCCTGTGGCCAGTTGTTTGTTCGGTGGCATTGTGCATTTTGATATGTCTTTTAGTCTTTCTGTACTTTAAGTATAAAAAAG GTGCTCAGGAGGAGGTAGAAGGTAATACAATCTATGCTCAAGTTGAG GCTGAAGACCAGACAcaagagaaaacaggaaatgatCGACCCATCACAGTCTACTGGACATTAGGACAACACCAAAAACCTACAATCCCCAATGAAACAGACCATACAGTTTATTCAGAGGTGTACAAACAACCAAATGAGAAACTATCCGCCATTTCAGCCGATGACACTTAA
- the LOC127950654 gene encoding natural killer cell receptor 2B4-like, with protein sequence MSDNIIKFISQSGYIREHSSYKNRVEFNTETFSVTLRNMKKTDSGIYIAKTKGDQEICVAKHNISVIDPVDFPVLKENFTMISVNVCIVNVSCSGRDHTVSNRYYSNNCTQEEMTSFGIQTLALYCIENIVVCNYSNPVSWKNDTVEIYQLCTSHEPENLKEIISSFPLHWLLVIAGVSVLVFTAVSVICCSYKKRKKSAQQYDQTV encoded by the exons ATGTCAGACAATATAATCAAATTCATAAGTCAGTCTGGATATATAAGAGAGCACAGTTCATATAAGAACAGAGTGGAGTTCAATACTGAAACCTTCTCTGTCACACTGAGGAACATGAAGAAGACAGACAGTGGAATCTACATTGCAAAAACAAAAGGAGATCAAGAAATATGTGTTGCTAAACACAACATATCAGTTATAG ATCCAGTGGATTTTCCTGTTCTGAAAGAGAACTTCACCATGATAAGTGTTAACGTCTGTATCGTGAACGTCTCATGCAGTGGGCGTGATCATACAGTAAGCAACAGATACTACAGCAACAACTGCACTCAggaggaaatgacatcatttGGAATCCAGACTCTAGCCCTGTATTGTATAGAGAACATTGTTGTTTGTAACTACAGCAACCCAGTCAGCTGGAAGAATGACACAGTAGAGATTTACCAACTTTGCACAAGTCATGAAC CAGAGAATCTCAAAGAAATCATCAGTTCCTTTCCTCTCCATTGGCTCTTGGTCATCGCTGGTGTATCAGTGTTGGTTTTCACAGCAGTTTCTGTAATATGCTGCTCTTACAAGAAGCGTAAAAAGA GTGCTCAACAGTATGATCAGACAGTCTAA